In the Mycobacterium adipatum genome, one interval contains:
- a CDS encoding DUF4262 domain-containing protein, with product MGHEDSRRGSESEARAAVLAETRVKVAEHGWTVLAVFPTAGDQGPSFAYTVGLSAQSLPELAIYGLPGQVAHSVLNQVARRMVAAGQGLATGDRIEGVLVDDVALVAVEMTDARDLNLVRECYGAVAAAVQVVWPDADGVLPWEAGSRIGDAQQPLRGRPPQARPVYHAQRVAASTAQELADLIAEQPRKSVVAGDGSDPQRDSDIRAGWAARALVAYAEHLGGSSLTEDVATAATDLLSDLRHLFDALGVEWEQAVASSDGYYRDEIFGQL from the coding sequence ATGGGGCATGAGGATTCGCGGCGGGGATCGGAGTCGGAGGCGCGCGCGGCGGTGTTGGCCGAGACGCGAGTGAAGGTCGCTGAGCATGGATGGACGGTCTTGGCGGTGTTTCCGACGGCTGGAGATCAGGGTCCGTCGTTCGCCTACACGGTGGGTCTGTCGGCGCAGTCGCTGCCGGAATTGGCGATCTATGGGCTGCCGGGCCAGGTGGCGCACAGCGTGCTCAACCAGGTGGCCCGCCGGATGGTGGCCGCAGGCCAGGGGTTGGCCACCGGCGATCGGATCGAGGGGGTCCTGGTCGACGATGTGGCGCTGGTGGCGGTCGAGATGACCGATGCGCGGGATCTGAATCTGGTGAGGGAGTGCTACGGCGCGGTCGCGGCGGCGGTGCAGGTGGTGTGGCCGGATGCCGACGGGGTGTTGCCGTGGGAAGCCGGATCGCGCATCGGGGACGCGCAGCAGCCGCTGCGTGGGCGCCCGCCGCAGGCGCGGCCGGTGTATCACGCGCAGCGGGTGGCGGCGTCGACGGCGCAGGAGCTGGCCGATCTGATCGCTGAGCAGCCGCGGAAAAGCGTCGTGGCCGGTGATGGCTCTGACCCGCAGCGCGACAGCGATATTCGCGCTGGCTGGGCGGCGCGGGCGCTGGTTGCCTACGCCGAGCACCTGGGCGGATCCAGCCTGACTGAGGATGTCGCTACGGCGGCGACCGACCTGTTGTCGGACTTACGGCACCTGTTCGATGCGCTCGGCGTCGAATGGGAGCAGGCGGTCGCGTCCTCAGACGGCTACTACCGCGATGAGATCTTCGGGCAGCTCTGA
- a CDS encoding AAA family ATPase, with amino-acid sequence MTDLDTTVTVIDAAARAHVPVLLWSDPGMGKSSIVRALAAADGVPVETVIGSQREPVDIAGWPVVTDGAVQTLALPDWARTLLDAKGGYLLLDEISTCSASVQAAMLTVALERVVGRTKLPDEVRIVAAANPPDRSAGGVDLTPPMANRFLHVDFEPTAEEWLTGMRSSFATLPASRGIAADDLRRADEIGAVCAFIEARPGLLHAYPDTDEAAGRAWPSRRSWEAMARVLAHLRRDDTAAISTVALGLVGDGAGSEFMEWRASMDLPAVADVIADPSIVEWATARPDQVWAVLSGVVAWASGKGTKDAWMTAWGPLVEAATHGAPDVAGAAARSLSVAMPAGAKPPAAARKFKDVMIAAGLDVGSAA; translated from the coding sequence ATGACCGATTTGGACACGACCGTGACGGTGATTGATGCTGCGGCCCGCGCTCATGTGCCGGTGTTGTTGTGGAGCGATCCCGGCATGGGTAAGTCATCCATCGTGCGGGCGTTGGCCGCTGCCGATGGTGTGCCGGTGGAGACGGTGATCGGGTCGCAGCGTGAGCCTGTGGACATTGCGGGATGGCCGGTGGTCACCGATGGTGCGGTGCAGACGTTGGCGTTGCCTGATTGGGCGCGAACACTTTTGGACGCCAAGGGCGGTTATCTGCTGCTGGACGAAATTTCGACGTGCTCGGCGTCGGTGCAGGCGGCGATGCTGACGGTGGCGTTGGAGCGGGTGGTCGGACGAACCAAGCTGCCTGATGAGGTTCGGATCGTGGCCGCTGCCAATCCTCCCGACCGGAGTGCTGGTGGTGTCGATCTGACGCCGCCGATGGCGAACCGTTTTCTGCACGTGGATTTCGAGCCGACTGCCGAGGAATGGCTGACCGGCATGCGGTCGTCGTTCGCCACGTTGCCCGCTTCGCGGGGCATCGCCGCCGACGATCTGCGCCGCGCCGACGAAATCGGCGCTGTTTGTGCCTTCATCGAAGCGCGCCCTGGCCTGCTGCACGCTTACCCCGACACTGACGAGGCCGCAGGGCGGGCGTGGCCGTCGCGGCGCTCCTGGGAGGCGATGGCGCGGGTGTTGGCGCATCTGCGCCGCGATGACACCGCTGCGATCAGCACGGTTGCGCTGGGCCTGGTCGGTGACGGCGCGGGCAGTGAGTTCATGGAATGGCGGGCCAGCATGGACCTACCCGCCGTCGCGGACGTGATCGCGGACCCGAGCATTGTTGAGTGGGCGACGGCCCGCCCCGATCAGGTGTGGGCGGTGTTGTCCGGTGTGGTCGCGTGGGCGTCGGGCAAGGGCACCAAGGATGCGTGGATGACCGCGTGGGGTCCGCTGGTCGAGGCTGCGACCCACGGTGCTCCCGATGTGGCGGGGGCGGCGGCGCGTTCTTTGAGCGTGGCGATGCCTGCTGGTGCGAAACCGCCTGCGGCGGCGCGCAAGTTCAAAGACGTGATGATTGCGGCGGGCCTCGACGTGGGGAGTGCAGCGTGA
- a CDS encoding DUF2201 family putative metallopeptidase, translated as MTEVRALTADEWRRLRLARMAAVEAMPYFARALFALSPVAAPGLKTFAVDKYWRLYVDPAMLGTDDGWSIATSGAVLLHEVGHVLRDHGGRAETVASSVDRTMWNYAADAEINDDLIAAGVRLPAGVVTPAGLGCEDGHAAEVYYRHLVPPGAPPPTGADGDPGDGEDDGYGCGSGAGDAVPGELPAAADVGGSKGLSRAASDLVKVAVAREVQRELAHGGAGRGSMPAGLARWAAAQLAPAVVPWPKVLRAAVRRAVEDQAGQVHHSWRRPNRRAPKGVLLPTLRAPKIAVDLIIDTSGSMGEEDLAAALSETRAVLRRTGATVRVLCCDAAASAPRPVRSISDVVLTGGGGTDLRVGIDAALAARPAANVVVAFTDGGTPWPERRLPVPLIVALIGTHAADTAPAWAKTVCVTPAAAVAA; from the coding sequence GTGACCGAGGTCAGGGCGCTCACTGCTGATGAGTGGCGGCGGCTGCGACTGGCGCGGATGGCCGCAGTCGAGGCGATGCCGTACTTCGCGCGGGCGTTGTTCGCGTTGTCGCCGGTGGCGGCACCCGGTTTGAAAACGTTTGCGGTGGACAAGTATTGGCGGCTGTATGTCGATCCGGCGATGTTGGGCACCGATGACGGGTGGAGCATTGCAACGTCAGGGGCCGTTTTGCTGCACGAAGTCGGGCATGTGCTGCGGGATCACGGTGGCCGCGCCGAGACGGTGGCCTCTTCGGTGGACCGCACCATGTGGAACTACGCCGCTGACGCCGAAATCAACGATGACCTGATCGCGGCGGGGGTGCGCCTGCCAGCGGGTGTGGTGACACCGGCAGGGCTGGGCTGCGAGGACGGTCACGCCGCTGAGGTCTACTACCGGCACCTGGTGCCGCCCGGTGCGCCGCCGCCCACCGGGGCTGACGGTGATCCCGGTGACGGTGAGGATGACGGCTATGGCTGCGGGTCCGGTGCCGGGGATGCGGTGCCGGGGGAACTGCCCGCCGCTGCCGACGTGGGAGGCAGCAAGGGGCTGTCCCGTGCGGCTTCCGATCTGGTGAAAGTCGCCGTCGCCCGCGAGGTTCAACGGGAGTTGGCGCACGGCGGGGCGGGTCGCGGGAGCATGCCTGCGGGCCTGGCGCGGTGGGCCGCTGCCCAACTCGCCCCGGCTGTCGTGCCGTGGCCGAAGGTGCTGCGCGCGGCGGTGCGCCGCGCCGTCGAGGACCAGGCGGGCCAGGTGCACCACTCCTGGCGACGGCCCAACCGGCGCGCTCCCAAGGGTGTGCTGCTGCCGACGCTGCGGGCACCGAAGATCGCGGTCGATCTGATCATTGACACGTCGGGGTCGATGGGGGAAGAAGATCTGGCGGCGGCGCTGTCGGAGACACGGGCGGTGTTGCGGCGCACGGGCGCCACGGTGCGGGTGTTGTGCTGCGATGCTGCGGCCAGCGCGCCGCGCCCCGTGCGGTCGATCAGCGATGTTGTCCTGACCGGAGGCGGGGGCACCGATCTGCGGGTCGGTATCGACGCCGCGCTCGCGGCGCGGCCAGCGGCCAACGTGGTCGTGGCGTTCACCGATGGCGGGACACCCTGGCCCGAGCGTCGGCTGCCGGTGCCGCTGATCGTGGCGCTGATCGGCACGCACGCCGCCGACACCGCTCCCGCGTGGGCCAAGACGGTGTGCGTCACTCCCGCAGCGGCGGTGGCGGCGTGA
- a CDS encoding chemotaxis protein — protein sequence MSKRAGAGDFAQWAESVLSGTGWTAVTVRGAAQRGCSDLATAALADGFAAAARGLSEVAQSRDGAA from the coding sequence GTGAGCAAGCGGGCCGGGGCAGGTGACTTCGCGCAGTGGGCCGAGTCGGTGCTGTCAGGCACCGGCTGGACGGCGGTCACGGTGCGTGGCGCTGCACAACGAGGGTGCTCCGATCTGGCGACGGCGGCGCTGGCCGATGGATTCGCCGCCGCTGCTCGCGGGTTGAGTGAGGTCGCGCAGAGCCGCGACGGTGCCGCGTGA
- a CDS encoding AAA family ATPase codes for MRTLPKRFTASAAADDAAVPAAVPATPALPTAAPMAEDWPGRDLLDTPMLARVLLAAWGGDAAICVPACPGAGKSRLVALLAGALAHRVGLRVAVAAQTREQAAELSRRIAAVSDRSSLIVSGAGKKPVTVDGIRTVAGRSVRWQHSTGGEILIGTAARWLYVDPNLAGADVLLVDEAWQCTYGDLGALGALARQVVCVGDPGQVSPVVTGSTEKWEGQATGPHQPAPAALLAAHGEAAVTVHELTNSWRLGPQTCALVSAHFYPQMPFTSRRPDEAVIAPDGTVLPEIVNRPTEARNGPTDPALLTALAERVRELTWHDYRRGGVREALTARDIAVVVPHVAQAGAVRALLADMPDVLIGTVNALQGLERPAVLSVADRHCHPCRRVAL; via the coding sequence ATGCGTACCCTGCCCAAGCGATTCACTGCGAGTGCCGCCGCCGATGATGCTGCTGTGCCCGCTGCGGTACCGGCGACCCCGGCGTTGCCGACCGCCGCGCCGATGGCCGAGGACTGGCCGGGGCGTGACCTGTTGGACACACCGATGCTGGCGCGGGTGCTGCTGGCTGCGTGGGGCGGTGATGCGGCGATCTGCGTTCCCGCTTGTCCCGGTGCGGGCAAGAGTCGCCTGGTGGCGCTGCTGGCCGGTGCGCTGGCGCATCGGGTGGGACTGCGGGTGGCGGTCGCCGCGCAGACCCGCGAGCAAGCCGCCGAGCTGTCCCGACGCATCGCCGCTGTCAGTGACCGTTCCTCGCTGATCGTGTCGGGGGCGGGTAAGAAGCCGGTCACCGTGGACGGCATTCGCACCGTGGCGGGTCGCAGCGTGCGATGGCAGCACTCGACGGGAGGCGAAATCCTGATCGGCACCGCCGCGCGCTGGCTCTACGTTGATCCCAACCTGGCAGGGGCCGACGTGCTGCTGGTCGATGAGGCGTGGCAGTGCACGTACGGCGACCTGGGTGCCCTCGGTGCGTTGGCTCGCCAGGTGGTCTGCGTCGGTGATCCCGGCCAGGTGTCTCCGGTGGTGACCGGCTCGACCGAGAAGTGGGAGGGGCAGGCCACCGGGCCGCATCAACCTGCCCCGGCTGCGCTGCTGGCCGCGCACGGTGAGGCGGCGGTCACGGTGCACGAACTGACGAACTCATGGCGACTCGGACCGCAGACCTGCGCGCTGGTGTCGGCGCACTTCTACCCGCAGATGCCGTTCACGTCGCGCCGCCCCGACGAGGCCGTGATCGCACCGGATGGCACGGTGCTACCCGAAATCGTCAACCGCCCCACCGAAGCGCGCAACGGCCCGACCGATCCGGCGCTGCTGACGGCGCTGGCCGAGCGGGTGCGCGAACTGACGTGGCATGACTACCGGCGCGGCGGTGTGCGTGAGGCGTTGACCGCCCGCGACATAGCCGTTGTGGTGCCCCACGTGGCCCAAGCGGGGGCCGTGCGGGCGCTGTTGGCCGATATGCCCGATGTGCTGATCGGCACTGTCAACGCGCTGCAAGGCTTGGAGCGGCCCGCTGTCTTATCCGTAGCTGACCGTCACTGCCATCCATGTCGCCGAGTAGCTCTCTGA
- a CDS encoding site-specific integrase, with amino-acid sequence MAATQRVVIGEESTWTVVSKSFAVVEPIESYLEFGRQGGLAANTVKAYAKGLAQWWTYLENTARSWESVDIRDFGRFLFALRHNEFEPEVTSLIREVVVAESTVQLRLRAVTSFYRYHAGCGNDVAPFLYRQVSGRFRKGHSFLEHIARRRPHSVSTVKVRVPSKGPSDPDTRHRRAPPQCRGHVFERDR; translated from the coding sequence ATGGCGGCTACGCAACGCGTGGTGATCGGCGAGGAGTCGACCTGGACGGTCGTGTCGAAGTCGTTCGCAGTGGTCGAACCGATCGAGAGTTATCTCGAATTCGGCCGTCAGGGCGGGCTCGCCGCGAACACCGTGAAGGCGTACGCCAAGGGGCTTGCACAATGGTGGACGTATCTCGAAAACACCGCGCGAAGCTGGGAGTCGGTCGACATCCGAGACTTCGGAAGGTTCCTTTTCGCATTGCGGCACAACGAATTCGAACCTGAGGTCACATCACTCATTCGAGAAGTAGTGGTCGCCGAAAGCACTGTCCAACTCCGACTCCGTGCCGTGACAAGCTTCTACCGGTATCACGCGGGGTGCGGGAACGACGTGGCCCCGTTTCTGTACCGCCAGGTTAGTGGGCGATTTCGGAAGGGTCATTCCTTTCTCGAACACATTGCCCGTAGACGGCCCCACTCGGTGAGTACAGTCAAGGTTCGGGTGCCCTCGAAGGGACCTTCCGATCCTGACACCCGACATCGTCGGGCACCTCCTCAATGCCGAGGCCACGTTTTCGAGCGCGACCGGTGA
- a CDS encoding tyrosine-type recombinase/integrase, which yields MVGHLLNAEATFSSATGDWHGDLRYRLLWSVLAETGMRLGEALALQHRDWMTGKASTATVKVTDRPHPHGLSAKTGRRTIHIGSRLDRLYGDYVWWLCDRGGDAAIDDWDSSYIFCNTRRGTMYAPLRPESAYAHLRSVKRRVHDLPKAMTPHWFRHTHASALLLSGIPLHVVSRRLGHQNIQTTIDTYGHVTEDAELEALANWRDVVAGWSNADGQ from the coding sequence ATCGTCGGGCACCTCCTCAATGCCGAGGCCACGTTTTCGAGCGCGACCGGTGATTGGCACGGAGATCTTCGCTACCGACTGTTGTGGTCGGTCCTCGCAGAAACGGGGATGCGCCTGGGCGAAGCACTAGCACTGCAGCACCGAGATTGGATGACTGGGAAGGCTTCAACCGCCACCGTTAAGGTCACCGATCGCCCTCATCCACACGGCCTCTCCGCCAAGACTGGACGGCGCACGATACATATCGGGAGCCGGCTGGACCGCCTATACGGCGATTACGTCTGGTGGCTCTGCGACCGCGGCGGCGATGCAGCGATCGACGACTGGGACTCCAGCTACATCTTCTGCAACACGCGGCGCGGGACGATGTACGCGCCGTTGCGTCCCGAATCCGCGTACGCGCACTTGCGGAGTGTGAAACGCCGGGTGCACGATCTGCCGAAAGCTATGACGCCACACTGGTTTCGGCATACGCATGCGTCAGCGCTGCTGCTCTCCGGCATTCCACTTCACGTTGTCAGCCGGCGCTTGGGCCATCAGAACATTCAAACGACAATCGACACCTATGGACACGTCACAGAAGACGCCGAACTCGAAGCGCTTGCTAACTGGCGAGACGTGGTGGCGGGATGGAGTAACGCCGATGGCCAGTAG
- a CDS encoding tyrosine-type recombinase/integrase: protein MASSDQAVVYPRSPKRNARRDPRLPIADLFDPAVAEQMWQSLPDECRVDHFGKNDVPSLYRGAVRREITGSLPAKAETPRFTTCYLNFRGLPQPMIWELAWLVHREVELGRFIFPSVYNATTRLLRAATTHGSKRGRVAPTLLALSPEEWIREAQIARMNGSDLGPSNDRHALARLREFHDLLVYPYHRGAWSELDVWNPLLDRRIPQRPHEPHGRNIVNFSHLTSEWLREGAKLWLAANLSSGTMTWSTVKTRLNNLKWFQRYINRYGDHGPLLTAEPQELRPFIRGFCDMLQAYRITGNGPSAGQPLKKNPRRQIMVTIERFFQWMYDHREEGAEAHKDWANLRTEHTALFRPDDKPRLTNKKSSEDMVLEDSVVERIAEGSELLARPKEDGGFGDIQAFHALMLLIRTGRRINEVLMMDFDPLIPLQNRRGRNLDEDGTGFVARMHYQQTKVDAGQRNSIPIDAELVAIIRSQQNVARQLMIDMGATADTTPRYLFLGRRTNRNGIAPYPRVTLHQTLKRLADRLDIKDSVGRRVAISKTHRFRHTAATNLINAGVPLHVVMRYFGHVTPEMTLHYAVTRDQTMEEEFLKFKKVKRDGRTVDVEASDLYELIQLDKRADRVLPNGWCVLPPKMLCDKGNACISCDKFVTDVTHSAELRRQLESTESLVRIRQEAFVTKYGSPMGDENIWLQGRREEIASLNRILLSITDITDRAVRGAGSAQRPTDQKDA from the coding sequence ATGGCCAGTAGCGATCAGGCAGTTGTCTATCCGCGATCACCGAAGCGCAATGCGCGCCGCGATCCTCGGCTGCCCATCGCTGATCTGTTTGACCCCGCTGTGGCCGAACAGATGTGGCAGTCGCTACCCGACGAATGCCGCGTGGACCACTTCGGCAAGAACGACGTTCCGTCGCTTTATCGGGGCGCCGTAAGAAGGGAGATAACCGGCAGCCTGCCGGCAAAGGCCGAGACACCCCGCTTCACCACCTGTTACCTCAACTTCCGCGGATTGCCGCAACCCATGATTTGGGAGTTGGCCTGGTTGGTCCACCGCGAGGTTGAGCTAGGTCGGTTCATATTTCCAAGCGTGTACAACGCGACCACGCGCCTGCTGCGAGCGGCGACCACGCACGGTAGCAAACGCGGACGCGTGGCTCCTACGCTTCTGGCACTTAGTCCGGAGGAGTGGATCCGTGAGGCACAGATCGCGCGTATGAATGGGAGCGATCTCGGTCCGAGCAACGACAGACACGCTCTGGCTCGCCTCAGGGAGTTCCACGATCTTCTTGTGTACCCGTACCACAGAGGCGCCTGGTCCGAGCTGGACGTATGGAACCCTCTCCTAGACAGGAGGATTCCGCAACGTCCTCATGAACCCCACGGCCGCAACATCGTTAATTTCAGTCATCTCACCAGTGAGTGGCTGCGCGAAGGAGCCAAACTCTGGCTCGCCGCGAACCTCTCTAGTGGAACGATGACGTGGAGCACCGTCAAGACCCGACTCAACAATCTGAAGTGGTTTCAGCGATACATCAATCGCTACGGGGATCACGGACCACTTCTGACTGCCGAGCCACAGGAACTTCGGCCATTCATACGAGGCTTCTGCGACATGCTCCAGGCGTATCGCATCACCGGCAATGGACCCAGTGCCGGCCAGCCTCTGAAAAAGAACCCTCGGCGGCAGATCATGGTCACGATCGAACGATTCTTCCAGTGGATGTACGACCACCGAGAGGAAGGAGCGGAGGCCCATAAGGACTGGGCGAATTTGAGAACTGAGCACACCGCACTGTTTCGACCAGACGACAAGCCGCGCCTGACCAACAAGAAATCCAGCGAGGACATGGTTCTCGAAGATTCGGTCGTCGAGCGGATTGCCGAAGGCAGCGAACTCCTCGCGCGCCCGAAGGAGGATGGGGGCTTCGGCGACATTCAGGCTTTTCATGCGTTGATGTTGCTCATTAGGACCGGGCGCAGGATCAACGAGGTGCTCATGATGGACTTCGACCCGTTGATTCCGCTTCAGAATCGCCGAGGAAGGAATCTCGATGAGGACGGCACGGGCTTCGTCGCACGTATGCATTATCAGCAGACTAAAGTTGATGCAGGACAACGTAATTCAATTCCAATCGACGCCGAGCTCGTGGCGATTATCAGAAGTCAACAGAACGTTGCGCGACAGTTGATGATCGATATGGGCGCTACCGCCGATACAACGCCGCGTTACTTGTTCTTGGGTAGGAGAACCAATCGGAACGGCATTGCACCGTACCCACGGGTCACTCTGCATCAGACGCTCAAGAGACTGGCCGATAGGCTCGACATCAAGGATTCCGTGGGGCGTCGAGTAGCGATCAGCAAGACTCACCGCTTCCGACATACGGCAGCGACGAACCTCATCAACGCCGGTGTGCCACTGCACGTCGTAATGCGTTACTTCGGTCACGTCACACCGGAGATGACGCTTCACTATGCGGTAACGCGCGACCAGACGATGGAAGAAGAGTTTCTGAAGTTCAAGAAGGTGAAGCGCGATGGCCGAACCGTAGACGTTGAAGCCTCCGATCTGTACGAGCTGATTCAGCTCGACAAGCGAGCTGATCGGGTGCTCCCGAATGGATGGTGCGTCCTTCCTCCAAAAATGTTGTGCGACAAAGGCAATGCCTGCATATCCTGCGATAAGTTCGTCACCGATGTTACGCACTCCGCCGAACTACGGCGCCAACTGGAATCGACGGAGAGCCTGGTCCGCATTCGCCAGGAAGCCTTCGTAACGAAGTACGGCAGCCCGATGGGCGACGAGAACATCTGGCTACAGGGACGCCGCGAAGAAATCGCGTCGTTGAATCGCATACTGCTTTCCATCACTGACATCACCGATCGCGCGGTGCGCGGTGCGGGATCGGCCCAGCGGCCCACGGATCAGAAAGATGCCTGA
- a CDS encoding DUF6262 family protein, whose product MPDHLRDAARKRHDDAVIRADRAVSALARRGAPINFVQVAREAGVSTDFLYRQPELRRRIEQLRVPRSRPTGSGGKADEPATTSSAVRALSAQIKQLRRKHRDEVTRLKDALAVAHGENLALRRRLATYE is encoded by the coding sequence ATGCCTGACCATCTGCGCGATGCTGCGCGCAAGCGTCACGACGACGCGGTCATCCGCGCTGACCGGGCCGTATCCGCTCTGGCCAGGCGCGGCGCGCCAATCAACTTCGTCCAGGTTGCTCGTGAGGCAGGCGTCTCGACCGATTTTCTGTACCGCCAGCCAGAACTCCGGCGACGCATTGAACAACTACGCGTTCCCAGGTCTCGTCCCACCGGTTCAGGTGGCAAAGCCGATGAGCCAGCGACCACCTCGTCTGCAGTACGTGCTCTGTCGGCACAGATCAAACAGTTGCGCAGAAAGCACCGCGACGAGGTCACACGACTGAAGGATGCGTTGGCGGTGGCTCACGGAGAGAACCTCGCGCTTCGCAGGCGGCTGGCGACATACGAGTGA
- a CDS encoding L,D-transpeptidase: MVVRTRPLIVTVATAAVVVLIAATLGWWAAARPVTGTPTAAPPSPDPARVTIVPGPDATGVDPLSAVRVTAADGTLTDVRMTNDGNAPVPGVLTPDAETWKPTVPLGYGRTYTLTVTSRGLGGVPATQTSAFTTLTPSNQTKATLTTTSGAALTDGGTYGVGTVIVAHFDEPIADRAAAQKRLAVTTDPAVQGSWFWIDDQNAHWRPQQYYAAETKVTVAANIYGADLGGGLYGQEDERVSFTIGASHVSIADDATKTISVYENGQLVRTIPTSMGMGGTETVGDQTLSFWTQPGTYTVMDKANPVIMDSSTYGLPINSRLGYKEAINYAVRLSNDGIYIHQLDSTVWAQGNTNVSHGCLNVNSDNAQWFYDFSQPGDVVEVRNTGGRPLQVWQNGDWSLPWDQWLAGSAGE, encoded by the coding sequence TTGGTCGTCCGAACTCGACCACTGATCGTCACCGTCGCCACAGCGGCCGTCGTAGTACTGATCGCCGCGACGCTCGGCTGGTGGGCCGCCGCACGCCCTGTCACCGGCACTCCCACCGCAGCGCCCCCGTCGCCGGACCCTGCGCGGGTGACGATCGTGCCCGGTCCCGACGCCACCGGCGTCGACCCCCTCAGCGCGGTGCGGGTGACCGCGGCCGACGGCACCCTCACCGACGTGCGCATGACCAACGACGGCAACGCGCCCGTTCCCGGCGTCCTCACGCCCGACGCCGAGACGTGGAAACCCACCGTGCCGCTGGGATACGGGCGTACGTACACGCTCACCGTGACCAGTCGCGGACTCGGCGGCGTCCCGGCGACCCAGACGTCCGCGTTCACCACGCTCACACCGAGCAACCAGACGAAGGCGACGTTGACGACCACCTCCGGGGCGGCGTTGACCGACGGCGGCACCTACGGTGTGGGCACCGTGATCGTCGCCCATTTCGACGAACCCATCGCCGACCGTGCGGCGGCGCAGAAACGCCTCGCCGTGACTACTGACCCCGCCGTGCAGGGATCGTGGTTCTGGATCGACGACCAGAACGCGCACTGGCGTCCACAGCAGTACTACGCGGCGGAAACGAAAGTGACGGTCGCGGCGAACATCTACGGGGCCGACCTCGGGGGCGGCCTCTACGGCCAGGAAGACGAGCGGGTGTCGTTCACGATCGGCGCCTCCCACGTCTCGATCGCCGACGACGCCACCAAGACCATCAGCGTGTACGAGAACGGACAACTCGTCCGCACCATCCCGACGTCGATGGGCATGGGCGGCACGGAAACCGTTGGCGATCAGACGCTCTCGTTCTGGACACAACCTGGTACTTACACTGTCATGGACAAGGCCAACCCGGTCATCATGGATTCCTCCACCTACGGCTTGCCGATCAACTCGCGCCTCGGCTACAAGGAGGCGATCAACTACGCGGTGCGGCTGAGCAACGACGGCATCTACATTCATCAACTCGACAGCACCGTCTGGGCGCAGGGCAACACGAACGTCTCGCACGGTTGCCTCAACGTGAACTCCGACAACGCGCAGTGGTTCTACGACTTCTCCCAACCCGGCGACGTCGTCGAAGTCCGCAACACCGGCGGCCGTCCCCTCCAGGTGTGGCAGAACGGAGACTGGAGCCTGCCTTGGGACCAGTGGCTTGCCGGGAGCGCCGGAGAGTGA